Proteins encoded in a region of the Streptomyces akebiae genome:
- a CDS encoding zeta toxin family protein, with translation MPAPVRHPPGPDTERCRASPTGRCRRRRAAGGGKTHIADLVQAVLDGRGAAVRVSRDLYKPAHRHYSGLLATDVRTGAALVRPDTVRWQAAVEAHVRDRRFDAVVESALADSDDFSASSSPTGPLVTGSRWRQWPPPKL, from the coding sequence TTGCCGGCGCCTGTTCGTCATCCTCCCGGCCCTGACACAGAGCGCTGTCGCGCAAGCCCGACCGGTCGTTGTCGTCGTCGCCGGGCAGCCGGGGGCGGCAAGACCCACATCGCCGACCTCGTCCAGGCGGTCCTGGACGGTCGTGGCGCAGCGGTGCGGGTCAGCCGGGACCTGTACAAGCCCGCGCACCGGCACTACTCGGGTCTCCTGGCCACCGATGTCCGTACGGGCGCAGCCCTGGTCCGCCCCGATACCGTCCGCTGGCAGGCCGCCGTCGAAGCCCACGTCCGCGACCGGCGCTTCGACGCCGTGGTGGAGTCCGCGCTCGCCGACTCCGACGACTTCAGCGCCTCCTCCTCGCCTACCGGGCCGCTGGTCACCGGATCGAGGTGGCGACAGTGGCCACCACCGAAGCTCTGA
- a CDS encoding ATP-binding protein — translation MRRLLERQQAGELATRHVRAVAETVGVSERTVWRWLEQAKTTGQVEAPVRQGYAVSDEVWTLLGEVAGNVAELRRRLAAAGGASVPSASTLHRVIRRDRRAGRALMVEREHVVAGPRRPDPLSELGLNVVAGQGTGGQVILREQKHLAQVPVLVPGAQVVHTSAVRSVLRTVAHAAAVGAVVCLYGDAGQGKTVALQYALSQLPHPARVRRVHVGVHPTVPELRRVLADALELGRRLPRGAVEADLTLVNALRQPRVLVLDEAQRLPGPALEFLRGLWDHPDTDTALVLAGAGSERALRRVPALASRVLTWELVPRLRPGEVAAVMAAFHPLWEDVSEDDVAWVDEHVGHGNFRTWAKLTSHLTAEIYGKSRAVVDRRMLERACARLMGPL, via the coding sequence GTGCGTCGTCTGCTGGAGCGGCAGCAGGCGGGGGAACTGGCCACGCGGCATGTGCGTGCGGTCGCGGAGACGGTGGGTGTCTCGGAGCGTACGGTGTGGCGCTGGCTGGAGCAGGCCAAGACGACCGGGCAGGTGGAGGCGCCGGTCCGGCAGGGGTATGCGGTGTCGGACGAGGTGTGGACGCTGCTGGGCGAGGTGGCAGGGAATGTCGCTGAGCTGAGACGCCGGCTGGCCGCGGCTGGCGGGGCGTCGGTTCCGTCGGCGTCGACACTGCACCGGGTAATCCGCAGGGACCGCCGGGCGGGCCGGGCGTTGATGGTCGAGCGGGAGCACGTGGTGGCCGGGCCACGCAGGCCCGATCCGCTCAGCGAGCTCGGCCTGAACGTCGTGGCCGGCCAAGGCACAGGCGGGCAGGTGATCCTGCGGGAGCAGAAGCATCTGGCGCAGGTTCCGGTCCTGGTGCCGGGCGCGCAGGTGGTGCACACGTCCGCTGTGCGGTCGGTGCTGCGGACGGTCGCGCACGCGGCCGCGGTGGGGGCGGTGGTGTGTCTGTACGGCGACGCCGGCCAGGGCAAGACCGTCGCGCTGCAGTACGCCCTGTCCCAGCTGCCGCACCCGGCCCGGGTCCGCCGGGTCCATGTCGGTGTGCATCCGACGGTGCCGGAACTGCGCCGGGTGCTCGCGGACGCCCTCGAGCTGGGCAGGCGGCTGCCGCGCGGGGCGGTGGAGGCCGACCTGACGCTGGTGAACGCGCTACGGCAGCCCCGCGTGCTGGTGCTGGACGAGGCACAGCGTCTTCCGGGGCCGGCGCTGGAGTTTCTGCGCGGTCTGTGGGACCACCCGGACACGGACACGGCACTCGTGCTGGCGGGCGCGGGCAGCGAACGGGCGCTGCGCCGGGTGCCCGCGCTGGCCTCTCGGGTGCTGACCTGGGAGTTGGTGCCTCGTCTTCGCCCGGGCGAGGTGGCCGCAGTGATGGCGGCCTTCCACCCGCTGTGGGAGGACGTGAGCGAGGACGATGTCGCGTGGGTGGACGAGCATGTGGGCCACGGCAATTTCCGGACCTGGGCGAAGCTCACCTCGCACCTGACCGCCGAGATCTACGGCAAGAGCCGTGCGGTAGTGGACCGCCGGATGCTGGAGCGGGCCTGCGCACGGCTCATGGGGCCGCTGTGA
- the tpg gene encoding telomere-protecting terminal protein Tpg, with protein sequence MGEIVKGLERALLSRPVPTGDAAVRFLLRAQKGSTKNMAVLLGISQRTVQRWVTTRPGMRRRPSAVHAGLIDEAVRARWQPLVRARRRARAEADGFVFHTRARFGFAAPAGSSDDPRVRLITQYLSGEVARELFAARDAGGGEQQQMVILARALGHAYFRDGGLRAHGLGIAFTDVEFAVFSID encoded by the coding sequence ATGGGAGAGATCGTCAAAGGGCTTGAGCGAGCGCTGCTGAGCCGTCCGGTGCCTACTGGTGACGCCGCTGTGCGTTTCCTGCTCAGGGCGCAGAAGGGCTCCACGAAGAACATGGCTGTCCTCCTGGGGATCTCCCAGCGCACGGTACAAAGGTGGGTCACGACCCGGCCGGGAATGCGTCGCCGTCCAAGTGCTGTGCATGCGGGGTTGATCGATGAGGCCGTCAGGGCACGGTGGCAGCCCCTGGTGCGCGCCCGCCGACGGGCCCGGGCCGAGGCCGACGGGTTTGTCTTCCACACCAGGGCGCGGTTCGGTTTCGCCGCTCCGGCAGGCTCGTCGGACGATCCGCGGGTACGGCTGATCACCCAGTACCTGTCGGGAGAAGTGGCCCGCGAGCTGTTCGCCGCCCGGGACGCCGGCGGGGGTGAGCAGCAGCAGATGGTGATCCTCGCCCGTGCTTTGGGGCATGCCTACTTCCGGGACGGAGGCCTGCGTGCCCATGGGCTCGGAATCGCCTTCACCGACGTGGAGTTCGCCGTTTTCTCCATCGACTGA
- a CDS encoding ATP-binding protein: MTAATYQYVDLPDASVVTTRALLTARENISDTVAARAMMCIHGGAGFGKTLAVNICLRGLEPHEDVRKITFRARPTARAVRYELFTALDLAGEPPRHPSEFDRLLKTALAERPRTFLVDEAQWLNGEAFEYFRYLWDEPSTQLAIIFVGGEGCHTVLRREPMLSSRIFIWQHFTRLTPSEVLEAIPLFHPVWVDADPDDITFADQHAAHGNFRAWAQLTAHTRTALARTGRPRVDQELLRWAFSRLA, translated from the coding sequence GTGACCGCGGCCACCTACCAGTACGTCGACCTGCCCGATGCGTCCGTGGTCACCACCCGTGCCCTGCTCACCGCCCGGGAGAACATCTCCGACACCGTCGCCGCCCGCGCCATGATGTGCATCCACGGCGGCGCCGGCTTCGGCAAGACCCTCGCCGTCAACATCTGCCTGCGGGGACTCGAGCCTCACGAGGACGTCCGCAAGATCACTTTCCGGGCCCGTCCCACCGCCCGTGCGGTGCGCTACGAGCTGTTCACCGCGCTCGACCTGGCCGGTGAACCGCCGCGTCATCCCAGTGAGTTCGACCGCCTGCTGAAGACGGCCCTGGCTGAACGTCCCCGCACCTTCCTCGTGGACGAGGCCCAGTGGCTCAACGGGGAGGCATTCGAGTACTTCCGCTATCTGTGGGACGAACCCTCAACCCAGCTCGCGATCATCTTCGTCGGCGGGGAGGGCTGCCACACCGTGCTGCGCCGTGAACCGATGCTGTCCTCCCGCATCTTCATCTGGCAGCACTTCACCCGCCTCACCCCCAGCGAGGTCCTGGAGGCCATCCCGCTGTTTCATCCGGTCTGGGTCGACGCCGACCCCGATGACATCACGTTCGCCGACCAGCACGCCGCGCACGGCAATTTCCGCGCCTGGGCCCAGTTGACTGCCCACACCCGCACTGCCCTGGCCCGCACCGGCCGCCCCCGGGTGGATCAGGAGCTGCTGCGCTGGGCCTTCAGCCGCCTCGCCTGA
- a CDS encoding Mu transposase C-terminal domain-containing protein, producing MRRLLALRQDQKLTSRHVRLMAESLEVTERTVWRWLAAAERDESAAAEPGARAQSKGRFSVTPEVRRLLALWKGNVAAVHRELTARAAKGEGEPPPSIPTLHRAIQRDLTPGERAGLAGGERAARKHDVFLARARGWRNQVWETDHVQAAVLVDVEGKARRPWITWFTDCATNAITGVAVTPGDPSRESVLAALRSAVLREDPYGPIGGLPEKVRVDRGKDFLSRTVTAAFDLLDVTVEDLPAYTPHLKGTVEGLNRAVESMFLAALPGYARQPRPGKRASRPKDEVLLGFEDFTARLLAWTLWWNTEHRPAPLRGKTPLEAWQGDPTPLRDVPATDLWTFTLEDAGTRTLTTRGIRFRKRDYVGPWMTGQTGIQVRIRFMPHHDHRIEVYHAATGRYLGPADLADQATEEQVSAVRRARAARARRLKKDLEASQRERYAAAIQPEAPQRLGALTTAQAEAELAQTAGTDLAQLAMPDLIPPAAPPADWRTPPSLATRTTPCLPAPVPSEPASDGPLEPNAQTAEDGDAS from the coding sequence GTGCGCCGGCTGCTCGCCCTGCGGCAGGACCAGAAACTGACGTCCCGCCATGTACGGCTGATGGCGGAGTCGTTGGAGGTGACCGAGCGCACGGTGTGGCGGTGGCTTGCCGCTGCCGAGCGTGACGAGTCCGCGGCTGCGGAGCCCGGGGCGCGGGCCCAGAGCAAAGGGCGCTTCTCCGTCACTCCGGAGGTGCGCCGCCTGCTGGCCTTGTGGAAGGGCAACGTCGCGGCGGTCCATCGTGAGCTGACCGCTCGCGCGGCCAAGGGCGAGGGGGAGCCTCCTCCGTCGATCCCGACGCTGCACCGGGCGATCCAGCGGGATCTGACGCCGGGGGAGCGGGCGGGGCTTGCGGGAGGGGAACGTGCGGCACGCAAGCACGATGTGTTCCTGGCCCGGGCGCGCGGCTGGCGCAACCAGGTGTGGGAGACCGACCACGTCCAAGCGGCGGTGCTGGTCGACGTCGAGGGCAAGGCCCGCAGGCCGTGGATCACCTGGTTCACCGACTGCGCGACGAACGCGATCACCGGTGTCGCGGTCACGCCGGGGGATCCGTCGCGGGAGTCGGTACTGGCCGCGCTGCGCTCCGCGGTCCTGCGCGAGGACCCCTACGGCCCGATCGGCGGCCTGCCCGAGAAGGTACGGGTGGACCGCGGTAAGGACTTCCTGTCCCGGACGGTGACCGCCGCGTTCGATCTCCTCGACGTGACGGTGGAGGACCTGCCCGCCTACACCCCCCACCTCAAGGGCACCGTGGAGGGCCTGAACCGGGCGGTGGAGAGTATGTTCCTGGCCGCGCTGCCCGGCTATGCCCGCCAGCCGCGCCCCGGCAAACGGGCTTCCCGCCCGAAGGACGAAGTGCTGCTCGGCTTCGAGGACTTCACCGCCCGGCTGCTGGCCTGGACGCTCTGGTGGAACACCGAGCACCGCCCGGCGCCGTTGCGGGGAAAGACTCCGCTTGAGGCGTGGCAGGGGGATCCCACTCCGCTGCGGGACGTGCCCGCGACGGATCTGTGGACGTTCACCCTGGAGGACGCCGGCACCCGCACGCTGACCACCCGCGGCATCCGCTTCAGGAAACGCGACTACGTGGGGCCGTGGATGACCGGCCAGACCGGGATCCAGGTCCGCATCCGCTTCATGCCCCACCACGACCACCGCATCGAGGTGTACCACGCGGCCACTGGCCGCTATCTGGGTCCCGCGGACCTGGCCGACCAGGCCACCGAGGAACAGGTCAGCGCCGTACGGCGAGCACGGGCCGCCCGTGCGCGCCGTCTGAAGAAGGACCTGGAGGCTTCCCAGCGCGAGCGCTACGCCGCCGCCATCCAGCCCGAGGCACCTCAGCGGCTCGGCGCGCTGACCACCGCGCAGGCCGAGGCCGAACTCGCCCAGACTGCCGGGACCGACCTCGCGCAGCTCGCAATGCCGGACCTCATCCCGCCCGCCGCGCCCCCGGCCGACTGGCGTACCCCGCCTTCCCTCGCCACCCGGACCACGCCCTGCCTGCCTGCTCCCGTCCCGTCCGAACCTGCCTCCGACGGCCCACTCGAACCCAATGCACAGACTGCTGAAGACGGAGACGCCTCGTGA